One window of the Alligator mississippiensis isolate rAllMis1 chromosome 5, rAllMis1, whole genome shotgun sequence genome contains the following:
- the PHGDH gene encoding D-3-phosphoglycerate dehydrogenase isoform X1, giving the protein MLAAKRSLFVWSSSAQRQAVQPLPAMALAKLSKVLISDSLDPCCREILQAGGLQVLEKPNLSKEELLTQVKDCDVLIVRSATKVTTDVIRAAERLQVIGRAGTGVDNVDVEAATRKGILVMNTPAGNSLSAAELTCGMIMSLARQIPQAAASMKEGKWDRKKFMGMELQGKTLGILGLGRIGREVATRMQSFGMKTIGYDPIILPEESATFGVQQLPLEQIWPLCDFITVHTPLLPSTTGLLNDSTFAKCRQGVQVVNCARGGIVDEGALLRALQSGQCAGAALDVFTQEPPRDRDLVNHPNVICCPHLGASTQEAQSRCGKEIALQIVDVAKGKALVGMVNGQALSSAFAPQTKPWITLAKALGLLLRTMAKQVNGSIQVSTLGEPLQNAGNYLTPAVVTGLLAGAAQKDVNLVNGLLLAQEAGLKVTSVHSNKVPELSSDTGLLQVALLGSPCRAVGSVQGSTPVLQELNGATFKQLVPLAGTLLIYRAKASNPSTLSAVIELLGKAGVQLQSYQSSSAVGGEEWSVVGLSSALQNLSELKQLVKEAFQLTV; this is encoded by the exons ATGCTGGCTGCAAAACGCAGTCTCTTCGTGTGGAGTAGCTCTGCACAGAGgcaggcagtgcagcccctgcctgcaatGGCCCTGGCAAAGCTAAGTAAGGTGCTGATCAGCGACAGCCTGGACCCCTGCTGCAGGGAGATCCTGCAAGCTGGAGGCCTCCAGGTCCTGGAGAAGCCAAACCTCAGCAAAGAGGAGCTCCTGACACAGGTCAAG GACTGTGATGTGCTCATTGTCCGCTCAGCAACCAAGGTGACCACGGATGTCATCCGtgcagctgagaggctgcaagtTATTGGCAGGGCTGGCACCGGGGTCGACAATGTGGATGTGGAGGCAGCGACAAGGAAGGGCATCCTGGTGATGAA CACACCTGCCGGGAACAGCCTCAGTGCAGCAGAACTCACTTGTGGGATGATCATGAGTTTGGCCAG GCAAATCCCCCAAGCAGCTGCCTCGATGAAAGAGGGCAAGTGGGACCGCAAGAAG TTCATGGGAATGGAGCTTCAGGGGAAGACCCTGGGcatcctggggctgggcaggattgGCCGGGAAGTGGCCACCAGGATGCAGTCCTTTGGGATGAAG ACCATAGGGTATGATCCCATCATCCTGCCTGAGGAGTCAGCCACCTTTGGAGTCCAgcagctgcccctggagcagaTCTGGCCTCTGTGTGACTTCATCACGGTGCACACGCCACTCCTGCCCTCCACCACAG GGCTGCTGAACGACAGCACCTTTGCCAAGTGCCGCCAGGGAGTGCAGGTGGTGAACTGTGCCCGGGGGGGCATCGTGGATGAGGGGGCACTGCTCCGGGCACTGCAGTCTGGCCAGTGTGCAGGGGCTGCCCTAGACGTGTTCACACAG GAGCCCCCGCGGGACCGTGACTTGGTGAATCATCCCAatgtgatctgctgcccacacctGGGCGCCAGCACCCAGGAAGCACAAAGCCGGTGTGGCAAAGAGATCGCCCTGCAGATAGTGGACGTGGCCAAAGGAAAGGCACTGGTTGGCATG GTGAATGGCCAAGCTCTCAGCAGCGCCTTCGCTCCTCAGACCAAACCCTGGATCACCCTGGCTAAAGCCCTGGGCTTGCTGCTACGTACCATGGCCAAGCAGGTGAATGGCAGCATACAGGTCTCTACACTAG GAGAGCCCTTGCAAAATGCTGGAAACTacctgaccccagctgtggtgACTGGCTTGCTGGCAGGAGCAGCGCAGAAGGATGTGAACCTGGTGAATGGACTGCTGCTGGCCCAGGAGGCTGGGCTCAAG GTTACTTCTGTGCACAGCAACAAGGTGCCAGAGCTAAGCAGTGACACTGGCCTTCTTCAGGTCGCCTTGCTGGGATCACCCTGCAGAGCAGTGGGCTCTGTCCAGGGCAGCACTCCTGTCCTACAGGAGCTCAACGGAGCCACCTTCAAGCAGCTGGTTCCTCTTGCTGGCACCTTGTTAATCTACAGAGCCAAGGCCTCCAACCCCAGCACACTGTCAGCAGTGATC
- the PHGDH gene encoding D-3-phosphoglycerate dehydrogenase isoform X2 produces MLAAKRSLFVWSSSAQRQAVQPLPAMALAKLSKVLISDSLDPCCREILQAGGLQVLEKPNLSKEELLTQVKDCDVLIVRSATKVTTDVIRAAERLQVIGRAGTGVDNVDVEAATRKGILVMNTPAGNSLSAAELTCGMIMSLARQIPQAAASMKEGKWDRKKFMGMELQGKTLGILGLGRIGREVATRMQSFGMKTIGYDPIILPEESATFGVQQLPLEQIWPLCDFITVHTPLLPSTTGLLNDSTFAKCRQGVQVVNCARGGIVDEGALLRALQSGQCAGAALDVFTQEPPRDRDLVNHPNVICCPHLGASTQEAQSRCGKEIALQIVDVAKGKALVGMVNGQALSSAFAPQTKPWITLAKALGLLLRTMAKQVNGSIQVSTLGEPLQNAGNYLTPAVVTGLLAGAAQKDVNLVNGLLLAQEAGLKVALLGSPCRAVGSVQGSTPVLQELNGATFKQLVPLAGTLLIYRAKASNPSTLSAVIELLGKAGVQLQSYQSSSAVGGEEWSVVGLSSALQNLSELKQLVKEAFQLTV; encoded by the exons ATGCTGGCTGCAAAACGCAGTCTCTTCGTGTGGAGTAGCTCTGCACAGAGgcaggcagtgcagcccctgcctgcaatGGCCCTGGCAAAGCTAAGTAAGGTGCTGATCAGCGACAGCCTGGACCCCTGCTGCAGGGAGATCCTGCAAGCTGGAGGCCTCCAGGTCCTGGAGAAGCCAAACCTCAGCAAAGAGGAGCTCCTGACACAGGTCAAG GACTGTGATGTGCTCATTGTCCGCTCAGCAACCAAGGTGACCACGGATGTCATCCGtgcagctgagaggctgcaagtTATTGGCAGGGCTGGCACCGGGGTCGACAATGTGGATGTGGAGGCAGCGACAAGGAAGGGCATCCTGGTGATGAA CACACCTGCCGGGAACAGCCTCAGTGCAGCAGAACTCACTTGTGGGATGATCATGAGTTTGGCCAG GCAAATCCCCCAAGCAGCTGCCTCGATGAAAGAGGGCAAGTGGGACCGCAAGAAG TTCATGGGAATGGAGCTTCAGGGGAAGACCCTGGGcatcctggggctgggcaggattgGCCGGGAAGTGGCCACCAGGATGCAGTCCTTTGGGATGAAG ACCATAGGGTATGATCCCATCATCCTGCCTGAGGAGTCAGCCACCTTTGGAGTCCAgcagctgcccctggagcagaTCTGGCCTCTGTGTGACTTCATCACGGTGCACACGCCACTCCTGCCCTCCACCACAG GGCTGCTGAACGACAGCACCTTTGCCAAGTGCCGCCAGGGAGTGCAGGTGGTGAACTGTGCCCGGGGGGGCATCGTGGATGAGGGGGCACTGCTCCGGGCACTGCAGTCTGGCCAGTGTGCAGGGGCTGCCCTAGACGTGTTCACACAG GAGCCCCCGCGGGACCGTGACTTGGTGAATCATCCCAatgtgatctgctgcccacacctGGGCGCCAGCACCCAGGAAGCACAAAGCCGGTGTGGCAAAGAGATCGCCCTGCAGATAGTGGACGTGGCCAAAGGAAAGGCACTGGTTGGCATG GTGAATGGCCAAGCTCTCAGCAGCGCCTTCGCTCCTCAGACCAAACCCTGGATCACCCTGGCTAAAGCCCTGGGCTTGCTGCTACGTACCATGGCCAAGCAGGTGAATGGCAGCATACAGGTCTCTACACTAG GAGAGCCCTTGCAAAATGCTGGAAACTacctgaccccagctgtggtgACTGGCTTGCTGGCAGGAGCAGCGCAGAAGGATGTGAACCTGGTGAATGGACTGCTGCTGGCCCAGGAGGCTGGGCTCAAG GTCGCCTTGCTGGGATCACCCTGCAGAGCAGTGGGCTCTGTCCAGGGCAGCACTCCTGTCCTACAGGAGCTCAACGGAGCCACCTTCAAGCAGCTGGTTCCTCTTGCTGGCACCTTGTTAATCTACAGAGCCAAGGCCTCCAACCCCAGCACACTGTCAGCAGTGATC